The nucleotide window AGGAAATACTTTAAGACAAACTATGAGCGGGTATATTACTGCTAAACCTTTAAGCTCAACTGTAATTGAGGCGGAAAAAGGAATAAACGGAACGTTTGATAAAGTTGAAACTCCTGAATTAATAAATGGCTCTGCAACAGTTGAAGGAAACAAAGTAGTTTCCACAGTAAGCAGAAAAAATGTTGAAGATTATGTATCTACTTTGAGTTTATCGGATACAATGAGAAATAACGTAGCTCAAAACATTGAAACATCATTTAAAGAACTTGACAGTCAAATAGAAAACGGAAATACTGAAAATGTAAAATCTTTCTCAAAAAGTGCGGCATTACTGCAAAAACTTTCATTGCCTAATACTGCAGCAGTGCTTGACAGCTTGTCAGGTCAAATATATGCTTCTGCACAGGCATTGACATTCCAGCATTCACAAACAGTGAATAAAGACTTGTCCAATAGACTTGTAATGCTTGGAACATTGGACAACGTAGGAGATAATGCAGGTATATGGGTAACAGGAATAGGAGCAAACGGAAGATTGAGACAGGAAGGCTTCGGAGTAGGAAAACACATACATACGGAGGACAGGTAGGAATAGATAAAGCATTCGGAAACAGTTTAATATTGGGAACGGCATTATCATATTCAAAATCCGATGTGAAGTTTGACAGATACGGAGGAGAATCCAAAGGAGACGGTTTCGGAATATCGTTATACGGAAGACTTGGAAATAAAGAAGTGCCATATTACTTACAGGGAAGAATAGGATTAGGCTTTATAACAAGTAATGTGGAAAGAGATATACTGTTAGGAAGCGGAGATATATCGAGAGCGAAGATAGAGCATAGAGATAAAGTGTTCTCGGGATATTTGGAAAGCGGCTATGATGCAAAGATAGGAAGTCTGACAATAACACCGTATGTGGGATTAAGTCATGATACAGTGGAAAGAGGAGCGTTCAGTGAAGAGAACAGTCAGTTCGGACTTACAGCAGATAAGAAAAGATATAATCAGACATCAGCGTTATTGGGATTGAGATTAGGCAAATCAGTAAACTGGAGCAATGGAAGCAAGACGACATTCCAAGGGTATGTAACACAGTATATAGGATTTAAGAAACAGGATTTAAGTTTTGAAGCAGCCTATAGCGGACTGTCCAATGCAAGATTTAAAGTGGAAGGGATAGGACTTTCAAAGAACAGTACATGGGCAGGAATAGGAGTATTGACAGAAGTAAATCCTGGATTTGCATGGTATGTAAACTATGATGCAAAAATGGAGAAAAATAAATTGAACAATAATGTATTTACGACAGGATTCAGATTTAATTTCTAATATGATCTTAAATCTGTTGTAATCAGATTTATGACATGGATTTGTCAGTTGAAGGAAACTATAACAGTATTAAAAAATAATAAAAAGGAGCTTTTGAGATGAGATTCATTAATCTTATCAAAGCTCCGTTTTTATTTGTATTTATTTTAAAAAATTATTGAGAAACAGTACATGTATTTTCTATTCCTGAAGATCCTGTGTAAACTGTATTTCTACCGTCAGTAAAAAATTCTATTCCTTTTACATTTGTGTATCTTGTCCCTCCAGCAGATTTGGCAAGTCTTAAATTGTAAACTTTTCCTTCACTATCAGTTACTTTTGCAGTTCTTTTTGTAGGATAAGTTACTTTTATACTTTCACTTCCACAGTTGTAAGCAGTTACAGATACTTGCTTCTGTGTTTTTTTAACTGTTTTAGTATAAGATACAGAATTTATCCCTGTCGTTAATAAAAGTACGGATAATGCAACAGTAAAGCTTTTTGCTTTTTTCATGAGTATTCCTTCTTTCTATAAATTATATTTGTGAATAAGTTATACTCTTGCTGTATTTGTTTAAAATTTGAGATTGCTTAATTTAAAATTTGAAGCTACAGTTTGAACAGCAAATCCTTGTAAGTAGGCAAAGTCCAAATAGAATTATCTATAATTTTTTCCAAATTATCGCAGGGAACTCTTAAAGATTCAAGTCCTGTAGCCAGATACATTGCAGCCAAGTCTGTTTTTTTGCCTAAATCTTTTTCAGTTTTTACTTTTTCAATTTTCTTTTCAAGAGATTTTATCTCTTTTCTGAGATTCGTAACATTCAGAATAACTTCTTTTAAAAGGAATTCCTGTTCTTTTGCATAGTTTTTATCAAATTTTGAAACTTTTTCGATATTGTCAGCCAATAAATTTGCATACTTCAGTCCTGCAGGCAAAATAGCTTTATTTGCAATATCAATCAAAGTTTTAGATTCTATTACCAAATGAGTAACATATCTTTCCGCATAGGCATTGTAACGTGCTATAGATTCTTGCTTTGAGAGCATACCCGTTTCTTCTGTCATTTGAAGAATTTCCGAATCCAGATGTTTTCTTAAAGCCAAATTTGAAGAAAGTTCGTTTGTAAGACCTCTTTTTTCGGCTTCTTTTTTCCATTCATTACTGTATCCGTTTCCGTTAAATATAATTCTTCCATGTTTTTTGTAAGCATTTGTTATAATTTCGGTAATAGTTTTATCCAAATCTTTTTTCTGTGCTTTTTCCAGCTTGTCGGCATATTCTTTTAAGACTTTTCCTACTGCTGCATTGATTGCTGCAGCACTTGTTGCAGGAGTGGAACTCGAACCCGGCATTCTGAATTCAAATTTGTTTCCTGTAAAAGCAAAAGGAGAAGTTCTGTTTCTGTCGCCTGAATCCATATTAAGAGTAGGCAATACGTCAACTCCTAAATTAAGTTTGGACATTTCGGAAACAGGTAATTTTTTCTTCAGAGCAATATTTTCAAATATTGATGTCAGTTCATCGCCGAGAAAAATAGAAATAATAGCCGGCGGAGCTTCATGCCCTCCCAATCTGTGATCGTTTGTGGCACTGGCAGTGGTAACTCTCAATAACGGATAATATCTGTCGATAGCTTCTATTACTGCAGATACAAAAAGCAGGAATCTTTTATTTGTTTTCGGATCTTTTCCGGGGCTGAACAGATTTTTTCCGTCATCAGTACTTAATGACCAGTTATTATGTTTTCCCGAACCGTTTACTCCGGCGAAAGGTTTTTCGTGAAGTAAAGCTACAAGTCCATGTCTTAATGCAATTTTTTCAATGGTTTCCATAATTATCTGATTCTGATCTGAAGCTAAATTGGCTACAGAAAATAGCGGTGCTATTTCAAACTGGTTAGGAGCAACTTCGTTATGTCTTGTTTTAGCGGGAACTCCCAATTTCCATAATTCTACATCAACATCACTCATAAAATTAATAACTTTTTCTTTTATTTTTCCGTAATAATGGTCGCTTAATTCCTGACCTTTCGGTGCAGGAGCTCCGAATAATGTTCTTCCTGTAAGCAATAAATCATCTCTTGCTTCAAATAAGTCTTTATTTACAAGGAAATATTCCTGTTCAATTCCTAAAGTGTTGAACACATGCTTTACTTCTGCATTTCCTAAGGCTTTCAATATTCTCAAAGACTGTTTATTAATATATTTCATAGTTCTTAGTAAAGGAACTTTTTTGTCGAGAGCTTCTCCGTTAAAAGAAATAAAAGCGGTAGGAATATAAAGTGTAACGCCGTTTTTATTTTCTCTTATAAAAGGATAGGAACTCGTATCCCATACAGTGTAACCTCTTGCTTCAAATGTACTTCTCAATCCGCCGTTAGGGAAAGAAGAAGCGTCAGATTCGCCTTTTATAAGGCTGCTTCCTGAAAATTTATAAATAATATCTTTATCTCCTGTAGGCTCTAAAAATGATTCGTGTTTTTCGGCAGTCAAATCAGTCAAAGGCTGAAACCAGTGACAATAATGAGTAGCTCCCCTTTTTGTAGCCCAGTCTTTCATAGCGTTAGCTATAACTTCGGCAGATTCTTTTGATAATTCCGTTTCTCCCAACTGAGAAGCCTGAAATTCTTTAAAAACCGATTTAGGCACTCTTTTTTTTAAATTACTTTCGGTAAAAACATTTTCACCGAAAACTTTCATAGCGTTTTCCATAAGTTCCTCTCATTCTTAAAAAAAATTTTTTATTATTTATTATAGAGTAATAATATATGAAACTTTTCAATATGTCAAATATTATTTGATAAAATTTGCGTTATTTGTTATAATTTCAATCAATGGAGGTGTTGTATGGAATTTCATGAAATAAAAATAGAGGATTTTAATTTGAATCCTTTTACAAGCACAAAAGAATGGTGTCTGGTAACGGCGGGAGATGAAAAAGGTATTAATACAATGACTGTTACCTGGGGAATGATGGGTTATCTGTGGGGCGGACCGGTGCTTTCGGTTTATATAAGACCTGAAAGATATACTAAAAAGTTTGTTGATGAGCAGAAATTCTTTTCGTTGAGCTTTTTCAGCAAAGAACACAGACCGGCACTCAGAACATTGGGAGTTAAATCGGGAAGAGACGGAGATAAAATTAAAGAAGTAGATTTTCATCCTGTATTTCTTGACGGAGTACCTGCTTTTGAAGAAGCCGATTTGGTAATTGTTGCAGAAAAGCTGTACGAAGATGACATAAAACCCGAAAAATTTTTAGATGAGAGTATACCTTCAAAACTGTATAATAATGAAGGAGCTCATATAGTTTATACGGGGAGAGTTAAAAAGATATATGTGAAAGGGTAGAGTTATTAGGGGAGTTTCTCCCCTAAAACCCCACTGCAACCTCAAATTTTACATACTCAAAAATGCCCGTTCGCTATGAAAATAAAAAGGATATTTTCATAATGCTTACTGATACATTTTTCACGTTGTAAAATTTGAAGGTTGTTTTTATTTTAAGTATATTAAAGCAGAAAAATTTTAATTAAAAGTTTTGATATTTTTCTAATTCTTTTTTACTCTTTCGACAAATCTTTTAAATAATTTTGCTGAATTTTCATCAGTATGAATCATTGATTCGGGGTGCCATTGTACACCTAAAATAAATTTATCGTCGGAAATGTTTTCTATTCCTTCAACGACACCGTCCTTGCTTAAAGCGGTTACTTTGAAATCGTCGGCAACTTTATTTACGACTTGATGATGAAAACTGTTTACAAGTCCTTCTTTTCCGAAAATTTCACTTAAAAAGCTGTTTTCTTTTATTTCGACAGTGTGAGTAGGTCTGTCCCATTTTGTAACTTGGGAATGTTTTATATAGATATCTTTATTATACGATAAATCCTGATACATTGTTCCGCCGAAAGCGACATTTATTACCTGATGTCCTCTGCATATTCCCAAGACGGGTTTTTTCTGATCGACAGCAGTTTTCAAGAGTAAAATGTCGAAATTATCTCTGTCTAAAAAAGTTTCTCCTATATGCTGTTTAGGCTCTTCTCCGAAAAGTTGAGGAAATATATCATGTCCTCCTGATAAAATTAATCCGTCTACGTATTTAATCTGTTCTTTTGTAACCTCTTTGTCAGTGTTGAAAGGGATAATGAAAGGAATCCCTCCGGCTTTTATTAAAGCTTCTACATAAGCGTGATTTACATATGCACGCTGATAACCTGTAAAAACTCCTCCTTCAGCAATAAGTATACTTCCCGATATTCCTATAATAGGCTTTTTGTCCATAAGCTATTCTCCTTATAAAAAATTTTAAATTTACCAGTATTTATATTTAACCACAATTTATCTTCTTAGTCAAATGGTATTTATAAATATGAAAAATTATGATATAATCTATAAAATAAACAATTCAGACTAAAGGGGAAATTATTGTGAATAGCGGAAAAAAATATAATTTGTCGGAAATAAGAGAAAAAATAGATAAGATTGATAAAGAAATAGTCGAATTAATAGAGAAAAGACTGGAAATTGTAAAAGAAGTGGCACTTTACAAAAAAGAAAATAATATGAAAATTTTTGACAGCAAAAGAGAAAAAGAAGTATTGGAAAAAAATCTGCTGAATATAAAAAATGCTGAATTGAAACATTATGTGGAAATTATATTAAGGGATATAATGGACTCGAGTAAAGAATATCAGAAGTTTAAAATAGGAGTTTCCGAAGAATATATAAACGATTTGGAGTTTGACGGGAAAAAGCTCGGATATACAGGAGTTCCCGGAGCATATGCTTACGAAGTAATGATAAATCTAATGAAAAATAATGAAATCTCAAATGGAAAAACGGCTGATGAAAATATACTGAATTTCAATTCTCATAAAGAATTAATAGAAGCTGTGGAAGCCGGAAAAGCTGATTTCGGAATTTTACCCATAGAAAATTCCATAGCGGGAGAAGTGACGGACAGTATAGATTTGATAAATAAGCGGAATATCCATATAGTCGGAGAGGTACGCCACAAAATAGAGCATAATCTTCTCGGAATAAAAGGAAGCAAAATAGAGGATATAAAAAAGATTTATTCTCATGAACAGGCACTGATGCAATGTTCGGATTTTTTGGAAAAACATTCCTGTTGGACAAAAGAAAAAACTGCCAACACTGCACTTGCAGCAAAGTATATTAAAGATACGGAGAGTAAGGAAAACGGCTGTATTGCCAATATGAGAGCAAAAGAAATGTACGATTTGGAGCTATTGGAAAAAAATATAAATAATGAAAAAGAAAATTATACGAGATTTTTTATAATTTCCAATAAAAATCTTATTTCGGAAAACAGTAAAAAAGTAAGTATTATTACAGGGACCAAAAATGAATCGGGAGCTTTAATGGAACTGTTAAAGATTTTTTCCGTATACGGACTGAACATGGTGAGTCTAAAATCCAGACCTAAGCCGAATAAACCTTGGGAGTACTATTTTTATATAGATTTTGAAGGAAATCTGAAAGAAGAAAAAGTAAAAAAAGCCCTTGAAGAAATAAGAATAAAATCGATATATTTACAAGTTTTGGGAAATTATAAAATTTATAATTCGGAAATTTAATATAAAGAATATTTTTAAAAATGAGGAAAAAATGAGATTAGACAGATTTTTGGCAAATTCCGGAGTGGGAACAAGAAAAGAAGTAAAAGAAATTTTAAAAAAAAGAAAAATTAAAGTAAATGATAGTATAATAACAGACGGAAGTATTCATATTGACGAGAATAAAGATGCCGTGAAATACGAGGAAAAAGAGATTTCTTATAAGCCTTTTATTTACATAATGATGAATAAACCTGATGGAGTAATATCGGCAACAGAAGACGATGAACACAGAACGGTAATTGATCTTTTGGAAAATAAATACAGAACTTACAGCGTATTTCCTATAGGAAGACTCGATATTGATACGGAGGGATTGCTTATACTCACTAATGACGGAATACTTACTCACAATCTTTTAGCTCCCAACAAACATGTGGATAAAAAATATTATGTAGAGTTAAAAAATCCCGTGTTAAAATCCGATATTGAAAAACTTGAAAATGGGATAGAGCTTGAAAACGGTTTTGTTACAAAAAATGCAAAAGTGGAAGTTATAGAAAATTCAGAAGATAAAGTCTATATTACAATTACCGAAGGGAAATATCATCAGGTAAAAAGGATGTTTAAAGCCGTAAATAATAAAGTACTTTATCTGAAAAGAGTTCAAATGGGAAATCTGAAACTGGATGATAAACTGAAAGTAGGAAAATATAGAGAACTGACTGAAAAAGAAATAAATATACTTAAAAATAATTGAAAAATCGGGATTTTCCGATAAAAATTTAAAAGAGAGAAACTTTAAACTTTGATAATTTTTAAGTATTGAAAGGAGAAATATGGAAAAATTCGGATTGCTCGGAGAAAAATTAGGACACAGTTTTTCTAAAGAAATACATAAAGCTTTTTTTAAAACGATTCAAAAGGAAGCGGAATACAGTCTGATTGAAAAAAAATATGAAGAAATACCGAATTTTCTTGAAAAATTGAGAAACGGGGAATACAAAGGGATAAATGTTACTATTCCTTATAAAGTCGAGATTATGCAGTATCTTGATGAAATATCTCCCGTGGCAAAAGAAATAGGAGCGGTAAATACCGTTTCTGTTAAAGATGGGAAACTTATAGGGGATAATACGGATTATTTCGGATTTATAAAAACTTTGAAAATAAAAAATATTAAAATCGAAGGCAGTAAAGTCCTTATTTTAGGAACGGGAGGAGCTGCAAAGTCTGTATACAATGCTTTGATAGACGAAGGAGCCGAACATATATATGTTGCTACAATTTCCGAAAATGATCCTTTTAAAGTCAGAAAATACGACAGACTCTTGAATTATTCCGAAATAAGAAATATAAAAAGTGTAAATCTGATAGTAAACTGTACTCCTGTGGGAATGTATCCGGAGATAAATATGTCGCCTTTGGAAGAAGTTAATCTGATACAAACCGATTATCTGGTAGATTTGATTTATAATCCTGAAGAAACTGTCTTGATGAAAAAGTACAGATTAAAAGGAGCAGAATGTGTAAACGGTTTTATGATGCTTATTTCTCAAGCGATAAAGTCCGAAGAAATATGGAATGATAAAATTTATAATGAAAATATTTCAAAGGAAATATATAATAAACTTGTAAAAAAATTATATAAATAAAAAGAAAGGAACAAAATAATGATAAAAAAAATGATTATGACTGTGTTTGCAGTGTTAGTTTCAAGCACAGGATTTGCAATAACAAATGAGCAGATTATTGCTCAGGGGGCTGCTACTCAAAAGGCAATTTTTGACAAATATTACAACAGAACTCCGAGCGGAACATCAAGAAAAGACGGTAATCTTCTTAACTCGGTTTTTCCTGAAGTAATAACAAATCTTGACGGGATAAACAGAGGAATTTACGATAAAGAATTTAACAGATTGGGCGAAGCGAAAGAACA belongs to Pseudoleptotrichia goodfellowii and includes:
- a CDS encoding autotransporter outer membrane beta-barrel domain-containing protein produces the protein MGNRNRSKRKIETGRLRSRKTHTYGGQVGIDKAFGNSLILGTALSYSKSDVKFDRYGGESKGDGFGISLYGRLGNKEVPYYLQGRIGLGFITSNVERDILLGSGDISRAKIEHRDKVFSGYLESGYDAKIGSLTITPYVGLSHDTVERGAFSEENSQFGLTADKKRYNQTSALLGLRLGKSVNWSNGSKTTFQGYVTQYIGFKKQDLSFEAAYSGLSNARFKVEGIGLSKNSTWAGIGVLTEVNPGFAWYVNYDAKMEKNKLNNNVFTTGFRFNF
- a CDS encoding MliC family protein — its product is MKKAKSFTVALSVLLLTTGINSVSYTKTVKKTQKQVSVTAYNCGSESIKVTYPTKRTAKVTDSEGKVYNLRLAKSAGGTRYTNVKGIEFFTDGRNTVYTGSSGIENTCTVSQ
- a CDS encoding glutamine synthetase III family protein → MENAMKVFGENVFTESNLKKRVPKSVFKEFQASQLGETELSKESAEVIANAMKDWATKRGATHYCHWFQPLTDLTAEKHESFLEPTGDKDIIYKFSGSSLIKGESDASSFPNGGLRSTFEARGYTVWDTSSYPFIRENKNGVTLYIPTAFISFNGEALDKKVPLLRTMKYINKQSLRILKALGNAEVKHVFNTLGIEQEYFLVNKDLFEARDDLLLTGRTLFGAPAPKGQELSDHYYGKIKEKVINFMSDVDVELWKLGVPAKTRHNEVAPNQFEIAPLFSVANLASDQNQIIMETIEKIALRHGLVALLHEKPFAGVNGSGKHNNWSLSTDDGKNLFSPGKDPKTNKRFLLFVSAVIEAIDRYYPLLRVTTASATNDHRLGGHEAPPAIISIFLGDELTSIFENIALKKKLPVSEMSKLNLGVDVLPTLNMDSGDRNRTSPFAFTGNKFEFRMPGSSSTPATSAAAINAAVGKVLKEYADKLEKAQKKDLDKTITEIITNAYKKHGRIIFNGNGYSNEWKKEAEKRGLTNELSSNLALRKHLDSEILQMTEETGMLSKQESIARYNAYAERYVTHLVIESKTLIDIANKAILPAGLKYANLLADNIEKVSKFDKNYAKEQEFLLKEVILNVTNLRKEIKSLEKKIEKVKTEKDLGKKTDLAAMYLATGLESLRVPCDNLEKIIDNSIWTLPTYKDLLFKL
- a CDS encoding flavin reductase family protein; its protein translation is MEFHEIKIEDFNLNPFTSTKEWCLVTAGDEKGINTMTVTWGMMGYLWGGPVLSVYIRPERYTKKFVDEQKFFSLSFFSKEHRPALRTLGVKSGRDGDKIKEVDFHPVFLDGVPAFEEADLVIVAEKLYEDDIKPEKFLDESIPSKLYNNEGAHIVYTGRVKKIYVKG
- a CDS encoding gamma-glutamyl-gamma-aminobutyrate hydrolase family protein; translation: MDKKPIIGISGSILIAEGGVFTGYQRAYVNHAYVEALIKAGGIPFIIPFNTDKEVTKEQIKYVDGLILSGGHDIFPQLFGEEPKQHIGETFLDRDNFDILLLKTAVDQKKPVLGICRGHQVINVAFGGTMYQDLSYNKDIYIKHSQVTKWDRPTHTVEIKENSFLSEIFGKEGLVNSFHHQVVNKVADDFKVTALSKDGVVEGIENISDDKFILGVQWHPESMIHTDENSAKLFKRFVERVKKN
- the pheA gene encoding prephenate dehydratase, which produces MNSGKKYNLSEIREKIDKIDKEIVELIEKRLEIVKEVALYKKENNMKIFDSKREKEVLEKNLLNIKNAELKHYVEIILRDIMDSSKEYQKFKIGVSEEYINDLEFDGKKLGYTGVPGAYAYEVMINLMKNNEISNGKTADENILNFNSHKELIEAVEAGKADFGILPIENSIAGEVTDSIDLINKRNIHIVGEVRHKIEHNLLGIKGSKIEDIKKIYSHEQALMQCSDFLEKHSCWTKEKTANTALAAKYIKDTESKENGCIANMRAKEMYDLELLEKNINNEKENYTRFFIISNKNLISENSKKVSIITGTKNESGALMELLKIFSVYGLNMVSLKSRPKPNKPWEYYFYIDFEGNLKEEKVKKALEEIRIKSIYLQVLGNYKIYNSEI
- a CDS encoding pseudouridine synthase, with product MRLDRFLANSGVGTRKEVKEILKKRKIKVNDSIITDGSIHIDENKDAVKYEEKEISYKPFIYIMMNKPDGVISATEDDEHRTVIDLLENKYRTYSVFPIGRLDIDTEGLLILTNDGILTHNLLAPNKHVDKKYYVELKNPVLKSDIEKLENGIELENGFVTKNAKVEVIENSEDKVYITITEGKYHQVKRMFKAVNNKVLYLKRVQMGNLKLDDKLKVGKYRELTEKEINILKNN
- the aroE gene encoding shikimate dehydrogenase — protein: MEKFGLLGEKLGHSFSKEIHKAFFKTIQKEAEYSLIEKKYEEIPNFLEKLRNGEYKGINVTIPYKVEIMQYLDEISPVAKEIGAVNTVSVKDGKLIGDNTDYFGFIKTLKIKNIKIEGSKVLILGTGGAAKSVYNALIDEGAEHIYVATISENDPFKVRKYDRLLNYSEIRNIKSVNLIVNCTPVGMYPEINMSPLEEVNLIQTDYLVDLIYNPEETVLMKKYRLKGAECVNGFMMLISQAIKSEEIWNDKIYNENISKEIYNKLVKKLYK